One genomic window of Halococcus sediminicola includes the following:
- a CDS encoding quinone-dependent dihydroorotate dehydrogenase: protein MRPYDYLKPILFRLPAETAHSAIHALLDATQHTPVERALAARYVVNDARLHTTAFGCEFPNPVGVAAGFDKNAEVPRALAALGFGHVEIGGVTANPQKGNPRPRLFRLPEDGALVNRMGFNNHGAERIGDRLARARVDVVPVGVNLGKSKATPLEEAPADYRYSYEHCATGDYFVVNVSSPNTPGLRDLQGRDHLEDIFETLQEAGADPLLVKLSPDLTDDGIEEALAVAERMNLDGVIATNTTTERATSLRGEHRTEEGGLSGKPLEARATQRVRFVAERTELPVVGVGGVSSAEGAYRKIRAGASLVQLYTGLVYRGPAIARDINRGLLELLEKDGFDSVADAVGTDLD from the coding sequence ATGCGACCGTACGACTATCTGAAGCCGATTCTGTTTCGGCTCCCGGCCGAAACCGCCCATAGCGCCATCCACGCACTTCTCGATGCCACCCAACACACTCCAGTCGAGCGCGCGCTCGCCGCCCGCTACGTCGTCAACGACGCCCGCCTCCACACGACGGCGTTCGGCTGTGAGTTCCCGAACCCGGTCGGCGTGGCAGCCGGCTTCGACAAGAACGCCGAGGTCCCGCGCGCGCTCGCGGCGCTCGGCTTCGGTCACGTCGAGATCGGCGGCGTCACGGCCAACCCCCAGAAAGGGAACCCGCGCCCGCGACTCTTCCGTCTCCCCGAAGACGGCGCGCTCGTCAATCGGATGGGGTTCAACAACCACGGCGCCGAGCGCATCGGCGACCGCCTCGCGCGTGCGCGCGTCGATGTTGTCCCTGTAGGCGTCAACCTCGGGAAATCGAAGGCGACACCGCTGGAGGAGGCTCCGGCGGACTATCGTTACTCCTACGAGCACTGTGCGACGGGCGACTACTTCGTGGTGAACGTCTCCAGTCCGAACACACCCGGCCTGCGCGACCTCCAGGGCCGCGACCATCTCGAAGACATCTTCGAGACGCTCCAGGAGGCGGGTGCGGACCCGCTGCTCGTGAAGCTCTCGCCGGACCTCACCGACGACGGGATCGAGGAGGCGCTCGCCGTCGCCGAGAGGATGAATCTCGACGGTGTCATCGCCACGAACACCACTACCGAACGGGCGACATCGCTCCGGGGCGAGCATCGCACCGAGGAGGGTGGTCTCTCGGGAAAGCCGCTCGAAGCGCGCGCGACTCAGAGGGTAAGGTTCGTCGCCGAGCGAACCGAGCTTCCCGTCGTCGGCGTCGGCGGCGTATCGAGCGCCGAGGGGGCCTACCGGAAGATTCGGGCCGGTGCGTCGCTGGTACAGCTCTACACCGGGCTCGTCTATCGGGGGCCGGCCATCGCGCGCGACATCAATCGTGGCCTGCTCGAACTGCTGGAAAAGGATGGCTTCGATTCGGTCGCGGACGCGGTCGGTACGGACCTCGACTGA
- a CDS encoding DUF7119 family protein has product MTPDDTPDGPTDRESPVGEPVVRGDPTFAGEHAQQAVQFDPDDPESLARAAEIVERFADDSVGAADSVYMLRGAAACAALVRGEGSYKAAAERTGGDVTVSFIRKWARVHDLPRSIRQYVATGDIAPTAAKHIARVTDQSRYLLAWAVLDGDLTVRDVRSVASAINAGTAPDEVLAAHGVTLGEMTLRLPQETYADLRRRAARKGVDPVVLVTEALDEQSTDSATAERY; this is encoded by the coding sequence ATGACCCCTGACGACACGCCGGACGGACCGACCGACCGCGAGTCACCCGTCGGTGAGCCGGTCGTCAGGGGTGATCCGACCTTCGCCGGCGAACACGCCCAGCAGGCGGTCCAGTTCGACCCCGACGACCCCGAAAGCCTCGCGCGTGCTGCCGAAATCGTCGAGCGATTCGCCGACGACTCGGTGGGCGCGGCCGACAGCGTCTACATGCTCCGCGGGGCGGCCGCCTGTGCGGCGCTCGTCCGCGGCGAAGGCTCCTACAAGGCCGCTGCCGAGCGGACCGGTGGCGACGTGACGGTCTCGTTCATCCGCAAGTGGGCACGCGTCCACGACCTCCCGCGGTCCATCCGCCAGTACGTCGCCACGGGCGACATCGCCCCGACGGCGGCCAAGCACATCGCGCGCGTCACCGACCAGTCGCGGTATCTCCTCGCGTGGGCGGTCCTCGACGGCGACCTGACGGTACGGGACGTGCGGTCGGTGGCGAGCGCCATCAACGCCGGCACCGCCCCCGACGAAGTACTCGCGGCACACGGCGTGACACTCGGCGAGATGACGCTACGCCTGCCACAGGAGACCTACGCCGACCTCAGACGCCGGGCCGCACGGAAAGGCGTCGATCCAGTGGTGCTGGTCACGGAGGCGCTCGACGAGCAGTCGACCGACTCCGCGACCGCCGAACGGTACTGA
- a CDS encoding ferredoxin--NADP reductase, whose amino-acid sequence MAPKRIAEAQADEAEIENQRAVVTERAAMDRQRTDEIENVLDADRETLLERCSLDEPPGDVVEDREAWDEAIDELADTGEQSMADAMAAKVDTLRERVERGYPSLLRLRFRPEEPFEFVPGQYARISYEEEEPRVYSIASSPNRDEIELCVRRVPGGELTPDLCERASEGDDLFLRGPYGDEFMLQDPSERDLVFVATGTGAAPFKSMIDYTFEEGRDEFEGRERDIWLIVGSSWKDDLPYREEFLELADENPNFHPVFTCSREEYLGDWDGETEYVQHTLLKYLAPGCVDTDSLPPDVAEFVGSETNTDIEARIDPKNAEVYVCGIGAMCESVREVVEPLGVPDLYYEEESYG is encoded by the coding sequence ATGGCACCGAAACGCATCGCCGAGGCACAGGCCGACGAGGCCGAAATCGAAAACCAGCGGGCCGTCGTCACCGAGCGCGCGGCGATGGACCGCCAGCGCACCGACGAGATCGAGAACGTGCTCGACGCCGACCGCGAGACGCTTCTCGAACGGTGCTCGCTCGACGAGCCACCCGGTGACGTGGTCGAGGACCGCGAGGCGTGGGACGAGGCAATCGACGAACTCGCCGACACAGGAGAGCAGTCGATGGCCGACGCGATGGCCGCGAAAGTCGACACCCTCCGTGAGCGCGTCGAGCGCGGGTATCCGTCGCTGTTGCGCCTGCGCTTTCGGCCCGAGGAGCCGTTCGAGTTCGTGCCGGGTCAGTACGCCCGCATCAGCTACGAGGAGGAAGAACCGCGCGTGTATTCGATCGCGAGTTCGCCCAACCGTGACGAAATCGAACTCTGTGTTCGTCGAGTGCCGGGCGGCGAACTCACGCCCGATCTCTGCGAGAGAGCGAGCGAGGGTGACGACCTCTTTCTCCGCGGACCCTACGGCGACGAGTTCATGCTCCAGGACCCCTCCGAGCGCGACCTCGTCTTCGTCGCCACCGGCACGGGCGCGGCCCCGTTCAAGAGCATGATCGACTACACTTTCGAGGAGGGTCGCGACGAGTTCGAGGGTCGCGAGCGCGACATCTGGCTGATAGTAGGATCCTCATGGAAAGACGACCTGCCCTACCGCGAGGAGTTCCTCGAACTGGCCGACGAGAACCCGAATTTCCATCCCGTGTTCACCTGCAGCCGTGAGGAGTATCTCGGTGACTGGGACGGCGAGACCGAGTACGTCCAGCACACCCTGCTCAAATACCTCGCCCCCGGCTGCGTGGATACCGACAGCCTCCCGCCGGACGTCGCCGAGTTCGTCGGGAGCGAGACGAACACCGACATCGAGGCGCGCATCGACCCGAAAAACGCCGAGGTCTACGTCTGTGGCATCGGCGCGATGTGCGAGAGCGTCCGCGAGGTCGTCGAACCGCTCGGCGTGCCCGATCTCTACTACGAGGAAGAAAGCTACGGGTAA
- a CDS encoding endonuclease NucS domain-containing protein has translation MDAIRVFAGDCTVTEDGECDQRGDVVVVIKPDDTVLIHDRDGYQPAAWLTRPETLSYEGTSSGTFSLTATDGESSLDVVANEEHGLARYPASVAGAPVGDCPDCEGALVRAKGAVTCLDCDERYGLPAGADVLDRACRDCGLPTMIAERGRAFTLCVDRECESLDDRVKEASDREWGCPDCDGDLRVIRNGQLLAGCENYPDCETAFSFPSGTVDGDCECGLPAFDTSGGRRCLDATCERAG, from the coding sequence ATGGACGCCATCCGAGTTTTCGCCGGCGACTGCACCGTCACCGAGGACGGCGAATGCGACCAGCGCGGCGACGTCGTCGTGGTGATCAAACCCGACGACACGGTTTTGATTCACGACCGCGATGGCTACCAGCCCGCGGCGTGGCTCACTCGCCCCGAGACGCTCAGCTACGAGGGCACGAGCAGCGGGACGTTCTCGCTGACCGCCACCGACGGCGAGTCGTCCCTGGACGTGGTCGCCAACGAGGAGCACGGACTCGCGCGCTATCCCGCCTCCGTCGCCGGCGCTCCCGTGGGCGACTGCCCCGACTGCGAGGGTGCGCTCGTCCGCGCGAAGGGTGCGGTGACGTGTCTCGACTGCGACGAGCGCTACGGGCTGCCGGCAGGCGCTGACGTGCTCGATCGGGCCTGCCGCGACTGCGGGCTGCCGACGATGATCGCCGAGCGCGGGCGGGCGTTCACGCTCTGCGTCGATCGCGAGTGTGAGTCACTCGACGATCGAGTGAAAGAAGCGTCCGACCGCGAGTGGGGCTGTCCGGACTGCGACGGTGATCTCCGTGTCATCCGCAACGGCCAGCTGCTCGCCGGCTGTGAGAACTATCCCGACTGCGAGACCGCCTTTTCGTTCCCCTCCGGAACCGTCGATGGCGACTGTGAGTGTGGGCTGCCGGCGTTCGACACGAGCGGTGGAAGACGCTGTCTGGATGCGACCTGCGAGCGCGCCGGCTGA
- a CDS encoding tryptophan--tRNA ligase, translating to MTDPQPADDRRAPDQPPRTDGGTATGADETTLDPWGSSTVADYRKLFEEFGIEEFDDVLPDVPSPHYLMRRGVIFGHRGYDRVARAMANDDEFAVLSGWMPTGDPHVGHKLVIDEIVWHQRQGGDAYALIADMEAHSARGLSWDEIARHTREYLLSLIALGFDPKAGEIYRQSDNRPLQDLAFELGAHVNFSEMQALYGFDGETNVSHMQSVITQMADILYPQIDEPKPTVIPVGPDQDPHVRLSRDLAASMRYFKVSEAYASFETDSAERALIGEAYDALSASTDGEPIRCVEAADWLADADDAGSVRAGAIEKLRAAGKEPLRPRTRFLDRTATDAAFEALIEAIEGEKRVYEGHIDSFELSRENAESLAREVELDHGGYGFVAPSSIYHRFMTGLTGGKMSSSVPASHISLLDDPEEGYEKVKSATTGGRETAEKQRELGGRADECPVYELYNYLLAADDDEFAIRVYEECTNGERLCGGCKEQAAELMREFLADHQEKREEAKEVLDGLDVDLGLDVETESAD from the coding sequence ATGACCGACCCACAGCCCGCGGACGACCGACGAGCGCCGGACCAGCCACCCCGAACGGATGGTGGCACAGCGACTGGAGCCGACGAGACGACGCTCGACCCGTGGGGATCGTCGACCGTTGCCGACTACCGTAAGCTCTTCGAGGAGTTCGGCATCGAGGAGTTCGACGACGTGCTGCCCGACGTGCCGAGTCCGCACTACCTGATGCGTCGCGGGGTCATCTTCGGCCATCGAGGGTACGATCGCGTCGCGCGCGCGATGGCGAACGACGACGAGTTCGCCGTGCTCTCGGGCTGGATGCCGACCGGCGACCCGCACGTCGGCCACAAACTCGTCATCGACGAGATCGTCTGGCATCAACGGCAGGGCGGCGACGCCTACGCGCTGATCGCCGACATGGAGGCCCACAGCGCTCGGGGACTCTCGTGGGACGAGATCGCCCGCCATACCCGCGAGTACCTGCTGAGCCTCATCGCGCTCGGGTTCGACCCCAAGGCGGGCGAGATCTATCGCCAATCGGACAACCGCCCGCTCCAAGATCTCGCCTTCGAGCTCGGCGCGCACGTCAACTTCTCGGAGATGCAGGCGCTCTACGGCTTCGACGGCGAGACCAACGTCTCACACATGCAGAGCGTCATCACCCAGATGGCGGACATCCTCTACCCACAGATCGACGAGCCGAAACCCACGGTGATCCCGGTGGGGCCGGACCAGGACCCCCACGTCAGGCTCTCGCGCGATCTCGCGGCCAGCATGCGCTATTTCAAGGTCAGCGAAGCGTACGCGAGCTTCGAGACTGACAGCGCGGAGCGCGCGCTCATCGGCGAGGCGTACGACGCGCTCTCGGCGAGCACGGATGGGGAGCCGATCCGCTGTGTCGAGGCCGCCGACTGGCTCGCCGACGCGGACGACGCGGGCTCTGTGCGCGCGGGCGCGATCGAGAAACTCCGCGCCGCCGGCAAGGAGCCGCTTCGCCCGCGGACCCGGTTCCTGGATCGCACTGCGACCGACGCAGCCTTCGAAGCACTCATCGAGGCGATCGAGGGCGAAAAACGCGTCTACGAGGGCCACATCGACAGTTTCGAACTCTCGCGAGAGAACGCCGAATCGCTCGCGCGCGAGGTCGAACTCGATCACGGTGGCTACGGGTTCGTCGCCCCCTCCTCGATCTATCACCGGTTCATGACCGGCCTGACGGGTGGCAAGATGAGTTCCTCGGTGCCGGCGAGCCACATCAGCCTGCTCGACGACCCCGAGGAGGGGTATGAAAAAGTGAAATCCGCGACCACGGGCGGGCGCGAGACGGCCGAAAAGCAGCGCGAACTCGGTGGGCGAGCCGACGAGTGCCCCGTCTACGAACTCTACAACTACCTGCTCGCGGCGGACGACGACGAGTTCGCCATCCGCGTCTACGAGGAGTGTACTAACGGCGAGCGCCTCTGCGGGGGCTGTAAGGAACAGGCCGCCGAGCTAATGCGCGAGTTCCTTGCCGACCATCAGGAGAAACGCGAGGAGGCAAAGGAGGTCTTGGACGGTCTCGACGTCGATCTCGGTCTCGACGTTGAAACCGAATCGGCGGACTGA
- the pheS gene encoding phenylalanine--tRNA ligase subunit alpha — translation MKLPEPQVAVLEAASANEASSIERLAARTDLPEPTVVGAAFALADEGLLAIAERVETDAALTEEGHEYERAGLPEVELYESVAAAGGESDLGSIIEEADLDGPTVDIALSNFSRKNYGAIESGQISANSDVNPENDPERLALAALADGDPVDDESVLDRLADRNLVEREETTVREVTLTDEGVTALMEGVEATETVGNLTPEMLTTGEWRDVEFGAYNVEADAERAQGGRIHPLRRTAERVTDVLVGMGFEEMDGPHADAEFWINDCLFMPQDHPARTHWDQFTLSAPEKIDGLPDELVAGVEHAHREGVGPNGDGYHSPWSADVARRLSLRGHTTSLSARYLSGVAVGELEPPRRLFSVEKVYRNDTLDATHLLEFFQIEGLVMAEDLSVRDLMGTFTEFYAQFDITDLEFKPTYNPYTEPSFELFGTHPTTGELVEIGNSGLFRPEMLEPLGIDCDVMAWGLALERLLMLTHGFEDIRDVHGTLVDLDFLRNAEVVY, via the coding sequence ATGAAACTCCCCGAACCACAGGTCGCGGTGCTCGAAGCCGCGAGCGCGAACGAGGCATCGTCCATCGAACGACTGGCCGCCCGAACCGACCTGCCGGAACCGACGGTGGTCGGCGCAGCCTTCGCCCTCGCAGACGAGGGGCTGCTCGCCATCGCCGAGCGCGTCGAAACCGACGCTGCGCTCACCGAGGAGGGCCACGAATACGAGCGAGCGGGACTGCCAGAAGTCGAACTGTACGAGAGCGTTGCCGCGGCCGGTGGCGAGAGCGACCTCGGTAGTATCATCGAGGAAGCGGATCTCGACGGTCCGACGGTCGACATCGCGCTCTCGAACTTTTCCAGAAAGAACTATGGGGCCATCGAGAGCGGGCAGATTTCGGCCAATTCGGACGTGAACCCTGAAAACGACCCCGAGCGGCTGGCGCTTGCGGCGCTCGCCGACGGCGACCCCGTCGACGACGAATCGGTACTCGACCGGCTTGCCGACCGCAACCTCGTCGAGCGCGAGGAGACCACCGTCCGCGAGGTCACCCTTACCGACGAGGGCGTGACAGCACTGATGGAGGGTGTCGAGGCGACCGAGACCGTCGGAAACCTCACGCCGGAGATGCTCACCACCGGCGAGTGGCGCGACGTCGAGTTCGGTGCGTACAACGTCGAAGCCGACGCCGAGCGTGCCCAGGGTGGTCGAATCCATCCGCTCCGGCGGACCGCAGAGCGGGTGACGGACGTGCTCGTGGGGATGGGGTTCGAGGAGATGGACGGGCCACACGCCGACGCCGAATTCTGGATCAACGACTGTCTGTTCATGCCACAGGATCACCCTGCCAGAACCCACTGGGACCAGTTCACGCTCTCCGCGCCCGAGAAAATCGACGGCCTCCCCGACGAACTGGTCGCCGGGGTCGAACACGCCCATCGGGAGGGTGTCGGCCCGAACGGCGACGGCTATCACTCGCCGTGGTCGGCGGACGTCGCCCGGCGGCTCTCGCTGCGCGGCCACACTACGTCCCTTTCGGCGCGCTATCTCTCGGGGGTCGCGGTCGGGGAGTTGGAGCCGCCACGGCGGCTGTTCAGCGTCGAGAAGGTCTATCGCAACGACACGCTCGACGCGACCCACCTGCTTGAGTTCTTCCAGATCGAGGGGCTGGTGATGGCCGAAGACCTCTCGGTGCGGGACCTGATGGGTACCTTCACCGAGTTCTACGCACAGTTCGACATTACGGATCTGGAGTTCAAGCCGACCTACAACCCCTACACGGAGCCGAGCTTCGAACTCTTCGGTACTCATCCCACCACCGGCGAACTCGTCGAGATCGGCAATTCGGGACTCTTCCGTCCGGAGATGCTCGAACCGCTGGGAATCGACTGTGACGTGATGGCCTGGGGGCTCGCGCTCGAACGGCTGTTGATGCTCACGCACGGCTTCGAGGACATCAGAGACGTCCACGGCACGCTCGTCGATCTCGACTTCCTGCGGAACGCGGAGGTGGTCTACTGA
- a CDS encoding non-histone chromosomal MC1 family protein, with amino-acid sequence MARDTDGKRNFALREHDGETSVFSGRTPRQAALKAARRLEPADSEGDADRADLELREKGTQKVHIYEGWAWREDAPDDKPEWMPERITEANVSKQGIEHLEEL; translated from the coding sequence ATGGCACGTGACACGGACGGCAAGCGAAACTTTGCATTGCGCGAGCACGACGGGGAGACGAGCGTCTTCTCGGGGCGTACGCCGCGACAGGCGGCACTGAAAGCTGCCAGACGACTCGAACCGGCTGATTCGGAGGGTGATGCCGACCGAGCCGACCTCGAGTTGCGCGAGAAGGGCACCCAGAAGGTTCACATCTACGAGGGCTGGGCGTGGCGCGAGGACGCCCCCGACGACAAGCCCGAGTGGATGCCCGAGCGGATCACCGAGGCGAACGTCTCGAAACAGGGCATCGAGCATCTCGAAGAGTTGTAG
- the endA gene encoding tRNA-intron lyase, translating into MEGTLDGGVVRVGGDARQRFYDSSGYGRPDGAGVVLAPVEAAHLLFRDDLDAVDGMGLAKFLAATDCVVRFLVYKDFRERGFYLSPAREGWVDTDDARAGADLVVYPQGKGPWDDEIAYRVRVVGERAAVPATDLGSVVLAVVDEESEITYLDTSRPEMVGRTDYDHPTGIDADLLEDRTVLWNPPEDLYERAFYGQRLAGRGAEGGPLQLSLVETAFLAQEGVLTLDGGAETVVERGRTVEGERFDRRLAVYATLRSEGLVPKTGFKFGADFRTYADVESVENLGHSEFLVHVLPAEYAFGPRELSLDVRLAGGVHKRMAFALTDTNGDIDWLAVERITP; encoded by the coding sequence ATGGAAGGCACGCTCGACGGCGGCGTCGTCCGGGTCGGCGGCGACGCGCGCCAGCGGTTCTACGACTCCAGTGGCTACGGCCGGCCCGACGGCGCGGGCGTCGTGCTCGCGCCGGTCGAGGCCGCCCACCTGCTCTTTCGCGACGATCTCGACGCGGTCGACGGGATGGGCCTGGCAAAATTTCTCGCCGCAACCGACTGCGTGGTCCGATTTCTCGTCTACAAGGACTTCCGCGAGCGCGGGTTCTACCTCTCGCCCGCGCGCGAGGGTTGGGTCGATACCGACGACGCACGAGCAGGCGCAGACCTCGTGGTCTATCCGCAGGGCAAGGGACCGTGGGACGACGAAATCGCCTACCGCGTGCGCGTCGTCGGCGAGCGCGCGGCCGTGCCGGCGACCGATCTCGGGAGCGTGGTGCTCGCCGTCGTCGACGAGGAGAGCGAGATCACCTATCTCGACACCTCACGCCCCGAAATGGTGGGACGGACCGACTACGACCACCCGACCGGGATCGACGCCGACCTGCTGGAGGACCGAACAGTGCTCTGGAACCCTCCAGAAGACCTCTACGAACGGGCGTTCTACGGTCAGCGCCTCGCCGGTCGCGGGGCCGAGGGTGGCCCGCTCCAGCTCTCGCTCGTCGAGACGGCATTTCTCGCCCAGGAGGGGGTGCTCACCCTCGACGGCGGAGCCGAAACGGTCGTCGAGCGCGGTCGGACGGTCGAGGGTGAGCGATTCGACCGCCGGCTTGCGGTCTACGCGACGCTCCGCTCCGAGGGACTCGTCCCCAAAACCGGGTTCAAGTTCGGCGCGGACTTCCGGACGTACGCGGACGTCGAGTCGGTCGAGAACCTCGGTCATTCGGAGTTTCTGGTGCACGTCCTGCCTGCGGAGTACGCCTTCGGGCCGCGCGAACTCTCGCTCGACGTGCGGCTGGCTGGCGGGGTCCACAAGCGAATGGCTTTTGCGCTGACCGACACGAACGGTGACATCGACTGGCTCGCCGTCGAGCGAATCACACCATGA
- the pheT gene encoding phenylalanine--tRNA ligase subunit beta, giving the protein MPVVDVDPDELRRFTGHDEKGDDELLDDLFELGLEFEGETEDGLLQLEFEADRLDRLSVEGVARSLRYQYGDDEGVYVPSTNDADWTIEVDESVPDERPYVTGAVVRGLDLDEAGLDSLIQLQEKLHATMGRGRAKGAIGIHDLTMLKGQSRMDGSRNSIRYRGIDPDGESFVPLDSDAELTPQEVLAEHPTGETYAPLLDGYERYPAIYDDLGLFSFPPVINGRRTEVDTGSRELFVELTGTDQWTIDRMCNIICYALDARGATIERVTVEYPDRTLDRPDFDIDEKTVSHEYIERALGIDIGEREVIDLLERAGLDAESDTEGDALAYHVSIPPYRTDVLHPVDVIDDVGRAYGFNELEPHYPDVSTVGGRHERSRHERAIRETLVGLGFEDLLNFHLIGEGENFGRMDLSPDEGVLGASEPATIAEPYSREYEIVRTWALPSLLMVLENNTHRRYPQDLAEVGLAAHVDTDENTNVAEHRRVAGVLARTDASYEDAKGRVEALARAFDVELDTPATDHPSFIEGRAASVVFDGQSVGVIGELHPKVLVEHGLEVPVVGFEFRADALR; this is encoded by the coding sequence ATGCCCGTCGTCGACGTCGATCCCGACGAACTCCGGCGCTTCACCGGACACGACGAGAAGGGCGACGACGAACTGCTCGACGATCTCTTCGAGTTGGGACTCGAATTCGAGGGCGAGACCGAGGACGGACTCCTTCAACTGGAATTCGAGGCCGACAGGCTCGACCGACTCTCGGTCGAGGGTGTCGCGCGCTCGCTGCGCTATCAATACGGCGACGACGAGGGTGTCTACGTTCCGTCGACCAACGACGCCGACTGGACCATTGAGGTCGACGAGAGCGTGCCCGACGAGCGCCCGTACGTCACCGGGGCCGTGGTTCGGGGGCTGGACCTCGACGAGGCGGGGCTCGACTCGCTGATTCAGTTGCAGGAGAAGCTCCACGCGACGATGGGCCGTGGGCGCGCGAAAGGGGCCATCGGCATCCACGATCTGACGATGCTGAAGGGCCAGAGTCGGATGGATGGCAGCCGAAACTCCATCCGCTATCGCGGTATCGACCCGGATGGGGAGAGTTTCGTCCCACTCGACAGCGATGCCGAGCTCACTCCTCAGGAAGTGCTCGCCGAGCATCCGACCGGCGAGACGTACGCTCCCCTGCTCGACGGCTACGAGCGCTATCCCGCCATCTACGACGACCTCGGGCTGTTCTCGTTTCCGCCAGTGATCAACGGTCGCCGAACCGAGGTCGACACGGGTAGTCGAGAGTTGTTCGTCGAACTCACGGGCACCGACCAGTGGACCATCGACCGGATGTGCAACATCATCTGCTACGCGCTCGACGCGCGCGGGGCGACGATCGAGCGCGTGACCGTCGAATACCCCGATCGCACGCTCGACCGTCCCGACTTCGACATCGACGAGAAAACCGTTTCCCACGAGTACATCGAGCGCGCGCTCGGCATCGACATCGGCGAGCGCGAGGTGATCGACCTGCTCGAACGGGCGGGTCTCGACGCCGAAAGCGACACGGAGGGCGACGCACTCGCCTACCACGTCTCGATTCCGCCCTATCGGACCGACGTACTCCACCCCGTCGACGTCATCGACGACGTCGGGCGCGCGTACGGGTTCAATGAATTGGAACCGCACTATCCCGACGTGAGTACCGTCGGCGGACGGCACGAGCGCTCGCGTCACGAGCGGGCGATTCGGGAGACGCTCGTCGGATTGGGGTTCGAGGATCTGCTCAACTTCCATCTCATCGGCGAAGGCGAGAACTTCGGTCGAATGGATCTCTCGCCGGACGAGGGGGTTCTCGGAGCTTCCGAGCCGGCGACCATCGCCGAGCCGTACAGTCGGGAGTACGAGATCGTCCGCACGTGGGCGCTGCCCTCGCTGCTGATGGTCTTGGAGAACAACACCCACCGGCGCTACCCACAGGACCTCGCCGAAGTCGGACTGGCCGCTCATGTTGACACCGACGAGAACACGAACGTCGCCGAACACCGCCGTGTCGCCGGCGTGCTCGCACGGACGGACGCCTCCTACGAGGACGCGAAGGGTCGTGTCGAGGCGCTCGCGCGCGCGTTCGATGTGGAACTGGACACGCCCGCGACCGACCACCCCTCGTTCATCGAGGGCCGCGCCGCGAGCGTCGTCTTCGATGGCCAGTCAGTCGGTGTCATCGGCGAACTCCATCCAAAAGTGCTGGTCGAACACGGACTGGAGGTTCCGGTGGTCGGCTTCGAGTTCCGCGCCGACGCGCTGCGATAG